A portion of the Macaca mulatta isolate MMU2019108-1 chromosome 4, T2T-MMU8v2.0, whole genome shotgun sequence genome contains these proteins:
- the IFNGR1 gene encoding interferon gamma receptor 1 isoform X2, which yields MNTIVYWEYQNMPQDPVFTVEVKNYGVKNAEWIDACISISHHYCNISDHVGDPSNSLWVRVKARVGQKESAYAKSKEFAVCRDGKIGPPKLDIRKEEKQIIIDVFHPSVFVNGEEQEVDYDPETTCYIKVYNVYVRMNGSEIQYKILTQKEDDCDEIQCQLVIPVSSLNSQYCVSAEGVLHVWGVTTEKSKEVCITIFNSSIKGSLWIPVVAALLLFLVLSLVLICFYIKKINPLKEKSIILPKSLISVVRSATLETKPESKYVSLITSYQPCSLEKEVVCEEPLSPATVPGMHTEDNPGKVEHTEELSSITEVVTTEENIPDMAPGSHLTPIERESSSPLSSNQSEPCSVALNSYHSRNCSDSDHSRNGFDTDSSCLESHNSSDSEFPPNNKGEIKTEGQELITVIKAPTSFGYDKPHVLVDLLVDDGRKESLIGYRPTEGSKEFS from the exons ATGAACACCATCGTATATTGGGAGTACCAGAACATGCCACAGGACCCTGTTTTTACCGTAGAGGTAAAGAACTATGG tGTTAAGAATGCAGAATGGATTGATGCCTGCATCAGTATTTCTCATCATTATTGTAATATTTCTGATCACGTTGGTGATCCATCAAATTCTCTTTGGGTCAGAGTTAAAGCCAGGGTTGGACAAAAAGAATCTGCCTATGCAAAGTCAAAAGAATTTGCTGTGTGCCGAGATG gaaAAATTGGACCACCTAAACTGGATATCAGAAAGGAGGAGAAGCAAATCATCATTGACGTATTTCACCCTTCAGTTTTTGTAAATGGAGAAGAGCAGGAAGTCGATTATGATCCAGAAACTACCTGTTACATTAAGGTGTACAATGTGTATGTGAGAATGAACGGAAGTGAG ATCCAGTATAAAATACTGACGCAGAAGGAAGATGATTGTGACGAGATTCAGTGCCAGTTAGTGATTCCAGTGTCCTCACTGAATTCTCAGTACTGTGTTTCAGCAGAAGGAGTCTTACATGTATGGGGTGTTACAACTGAAAAGTCAAAAGAAGTTTGTATTACCATTTTCAATAGCAGCATAAAAG GTTCTCTTTGGATTCCAGTTGTTGCTGCTTTACTACTCTTTCTAGTACTTAGCCTGGTATTGatctgtttttatattaagaAGATTAATCCATTGAAGGAAAAAAGCATAATATTACCCAAGTCCTTg ATCTCTGTGGTAAGAAGTGCTACTTTAGAGACAAAACCTGAATCAAAATATGTATCACTCATCACATCATACCAGCCATGTTCCTTAGAAAAGGAGGTGGTCTGTGAAGAACCGTTGTCTCCAGCAACAGTTCCAGGCATGCATACCGAAGACAATCCAGGAAAAGTAGAGCATACAGAAGAACTTTCTAGTATAACAGAAGTGGTGACTACTGAAGAAAACATTCCTGACATGGCCCCGGGCAGCCATCTGACTccaatagagagagagagttcttCACCTTTAAGTAGTAACCAGTCTGAACCCTGCAGCGTCGCTTTAAACTCCTATCACTCCAGAAATTGTTCTGATAGTGATCACTCCAGAAATGGTTTTGATACTGATTCCAGCTGTCTGGAATCACATAACTCATCTGATTCAGAATTTCCCCCAAATaataaaggtgaaataaaaacagaaggacaAGAGCTCATAACAGTAATAAAAGCCCCCACCTCCTTTGGTTATGATAAACCGCATGTGCTGGTGGATCTACTTGTGGATGATGGCCGTAAAGAGTCCTTGATTGGTTACAGACCAACAGAAGGTTCCAAAGAATTTTCATGA
- the IFNGR1 gene encoding interferon gamma receptor 1 precursor, giving the protein MALLFLLPLVMQSVSRAEMGTADLGPSSVPIPTNVTIESYNMNTIVYWEYQNMPQDPVFTVEVKNYGVKNAEWIDACISISHHYCNISDHVGDPSNSLWVRVKARVGQKESAYAKSKEFAVCRDGKIGPPKLDIRKEEKQIIIDVFHPSVFVNGEEQEVDYDPETTCYIKVYNVYVRMNGSEIQYKILTQKEDDCDEIQCQLVIPVSSLNSQYCVSAEGVLHVWGVTTEKSKEVCITIFNSSIKGSLWIPVVAALLLFLVLSLVLICFYIKKINPLKEKSIILPKSLISVVRSATLETKPESKYVSLITSYQPCSLEKEVVCEEPLSPATVPGMHTEDNPGKVEHTEELSSITEVVTTEENIPDMAPGSHLTPIERESSSPLSSNQSEPCSVALNSYHSRNCSDSDHSRNGFDTDSSCLESHNSSDSEFPPNNKGEIKTEGQELITVIKAPTSFGYDKPHVLVDLLVDDGRKESLIGYRPTEGSKEFS; this is encoded by the exons tgCCTATACCAACTAATGTTACAATTGAGTCCTATAACATGAACACCATCGTATATTGGGAGTACCAGAACATGCCACAGGACCCTGTTTTTACCGTAGAGGTAAAGAACTATGG tGTTAAGAATGCAGAATGGATTGATGCCTGCATCAGTATTTCTCATCATTATTGTAATATTTCTGATCACGTTGGTGATCCATCAAATTCTCTTTGGGTCAGAGTTAAAGCCAGGGTTGGACAAAAAGAATCTGCCTATGCAAAGTCAAAAGAATTTGCTGTGTGCCGAGATG gaaAAATTGGACCACCTAAACTGGATATCAGAAAGGAGGAGAAGCAAATCATCATTGACGTATTTCACCCTTCAGTTTTTGTAAATGGAGAAGAGCAGGAAGTCGATTATGATCCAGAAACTACCTGTTACATTAAGGTGTACAATGTGTATGTGAGAATGAACGGAAGTGAG ATCCAGTATAAAATACTGACGCAGAAGGAAGATGATTGTGACGAGATTCAGTGCCAGTTAGTGATTCCAGTGTCCTCACTGAATTCTCAGTACTGTGTTTCAGCAGAAGGAGTCTTACATGTATGGGGTGTTACAACTGAAAAGTCAAAAGAAGTTTGTATTACCATTTTCAATAGCAGCATAAAAG GTTCTCTTTGGATTCCAGTTGTTGCTGCTTTACTACTCTTTCTAGTACTTAGCCTGGTATTGatctgtttttatattaagaAGATTAATCCATTGAAGGAAAAAAGCATAATATTACCCAAGTCCTTg ATCTCTGTGGTAAGAAGTGCTACTTTAGAGACAAAACCTGAATCAAAATATGTATCACTCATCACATCATACCAGCCATGTTCCTTAGAAAAGGAGGTGGTCTGTGAAGAACCGTTGTCTCCAGCAACAGTTCCAGGCATGCATACCGAAGACAATCCAGGAAAAGTAGAGCATACAGAAGAACTTTCTAGTATAACAGAAGTGGTGACTACTGAAGAAAACATTCCTGACATGGCCCCGGGCAGCCATCTGACTccaatagagagagagagttcttCACCTTTAAGTAGTAACCAGTCTGAACCCTGCAGCGTCGCTTTAAACTCCTATCACTCCAGAAATTGTTCTGATAGTGATCACTCCAGAAATGGTTTTGATACTGATTCCAGCTGTCTGGAATCACATAACTCATCTGATTCAGAATTTCCCCCAAATaataaaggtgaaataaaaacagaaggacaAGAGCTCATAACAGTAATAAAAGCCCCCACCTCCTTTGGTTATGATAAACCGCATGTGCTGGTGGATCTACTTGTGGATGATGGCCGTAAAGAGTCCTTGATTGGTTACAGACCAACAGAAGGTTCCAAAGAATTTTCATGA
- the IFNGR1 gene encoding interferon gamma receptor 1 isoform X1, which translates to MRRKWPVSSDYTAVPIPTNVTIESYNMNTIVYWEYQNMPQDPVFTVEVKNYGVKNAEWIDACISISHHYCNISDHVGDPSNSLWVRVKARVGQKESAYAKSKEFAVCRDGKIGPPKLDIRKEEKQIIIDVFHPSVFVNGEEQEVDYDPETTCYIKVYNVYVRMNGSEIQYKILTQKEDDCDEIQCQLVIPVSSLNSQYCVSAEGVLHVWGVTTEKSKEVCITIFNSSIKGSLWIPVVAALLLFLVLSLVLICFYIKKINPLKEKSIILPKSLISVVRSATLETKPESKYVSLITSYQPCSLEKEVVCEEPLSPATVPGMHTEDNPGKVEHTEELSSITEVVTTEENIPDMAPGSHLTPIERESSSPLSSNQSEPCSVALNSYHSRNCSDSDHSRNGFDTDSSCLESHNSSDSEFPPNNKGEIKTEGQELITVIKAPTSFGYDKPHVLVDLLVDDGRKESLIGYRPTEGSKEFS; encoded by the exons ATGCGGAGGAAATGGCCAGTGTCCTCAGACTATACTGCAG tgCCTATACCAACTAATGTTACAATTGAGTCCTATAACATGAACACCATCGTATATTGGGAGTACCAGAACATGCCACAGGACCCTGTTTTTACCGTAGAGGTAAAGAACTATGG tGTTAAGAATGCAGAATGGATTGATGCCTGCATCAGTATTTCTCATCATTATTGTAATATTTCTGATCACGTTGGTGATCCATCAAATTCTCTTTGGGTCAGAGTTAAAGCCAGGGTTGGACAAAAAGAATCTGCCTATGCAAAGTCAAAAGAATTTGCTGTGTGCCGAGATG gaaAAATTGGACCACCTAAACTGGATATCAGAAAGGAGGAGAAGCAAATCATCATTGACGTATTTCACCCTTCAGTTTTTGTAAATGGAGAAGAGCAGGAAGTCGATTATGATCCAGAAACTACCTGTTACATTAAGGTGTACAATGTGTATGTGAGAATGAACGGAAGTGAG ATCCAGTATAAAATACTGACGCAGAAGGAAGATGATTGTGACGAGATTCAGTGCCAGTTAGTGATTCCAGTGTCCTCACTGAATTCTCAGTACTGTGTTTCAGCAGAAGGAGTCTTACATGTATGGGGTGTTACAACTGAAAAGTCAAAAGAAGTTTGTATTACCATTTTCAATAGCAGCATAAAAG GTTCTCTTTGGATTCCAGTTGTTGCTGCTTTACTACTCTTTCTAGTACTTAGCCTGGTATTGatctgtttttatattaagaAGATTAATCCATTGAAGGAAAAAAGCATAATATTACCCAAGTCCTTg ATCTCTGTGGTAAGAAGTGCTACTTTAGAGACAAAACCTGAATCAAAATATGTATCACTCATCACATCATACCAGCCATGTTCCTTAGAAAAGGAGGTGGTCTGTGAAGAACCGTTGTCTCCAGCAACAGTTCCAGGCATGCATACCGAAGACAATCCAGGAAAAGTAGAGCATACAGAAGAACTTTCTAGTATAACAGAAGTGGTGACTACTGAAGAAAACATTCCTGACATGGCCCCGGGCAGCCATCTGACTccaatagagagagagagttcttCACCTTTAAGTAGTAACCAGTCTGAACCCTGCAGCGTCGCTTTAAACTCCTATCACTCCAGAAATTGTTCTGATAGTGATCACTCCAGAAATGGTTTTGATACTGATTCCAGCTGTCTGGAATCACATAACTCATCTGATTCAGAATTTCCCCCAAATaataaaggtgaaataaaaacagaaggacaAGAGCTCATAACAGTAATAAAAGCCCCCACCTCCTTTGGTTATGATAAACCGCATGTGCTGGTGGATCTACTTGTGGATGATGGCCGTAAAGAGTCCTTGATTGGTTACAGACCAACAGAAGGTTCCAAAGAATTTTCATGA